The nucleotide window ACTAAAGATTGACAAAGGTTACCAATATAGAATTTTCCGACAAGCATTGCAAAACATTGCCTAAATAGCACTGGCTAAAATGCTTAACTTTGcaaaacaaatacttaattgaaacagtttacacAGATCGGAATGATATTCTACAGATTACGTTTTTGCCTTTgatgtaagaaaataaatatatagctaATGTAATGGAGCATGATACTCACGTTGAAATGGGAGTTTTACTGTGCAATTAAACACTACACGAGCGTATAACCTGTAGCGTTCACAACAAACTTGGACGACCGATGGAGGCGGCGGACCGTAACACACTGAGGGAAGGCTATCAACAACTTGTTTAAGGCTGTGTACACAAGGTTTTGAAtaacaacatatttttattatatttcaagatATTGTTTAAGACGAATGTGATAAAAAACCTTTACTCGCTGTATAGGTACCTCAAATACCGTTTATCACGCTATACGGCAGAGTATCAAGCACGGGATTTCACGATAAACAGACTTTGAGTGATAACTGGTTAAATCTATATTGGACGAAGACATGATTATTTAAACTGTTACTTAAGAAAATGGTTATAGGATTTTAGGTAGGTCTATAAACGGTACAATGAAAGGCTGTATTCCAACTAATAtcaaaaagtaagtttgtttgtttgttagctCTTTAGGCGCTATCTTCTGAACctgtctttttaaaatttcgcatatacataattaagagtatggagaaggacatagagtACCTCTCATCctggtaaaaactataatttccataagatttgcgaaaaacctgtattttttgtgggtggcgctaaattccgGGCGGGAAACTACGAATAAAAGCTAATATTTAGTAACTATAAAGTTTCAGTGTCGCTAGTTGTCATTCTGATATGGAAACGAAGAAAAAACCGTATTGTTTTGCATATACGTTTTTAACGAATTCTTCAAGTCTTTTCAGGTAATCGTTCATAGTTTTGAGAGTTCTTTAACTTTGATTTGAACACAATAGAGGcgaaaaaaacacaaattagtTACCAAGAAAATAACGATACGAATATATGGAACACCAGCTTTATATGGCCATAATCCCACGATCGCCTTTATTGAAAGCATTCATACCTTTTACGTGATGGACTCTTAATCacaatacctaattaaaagaaatggtAGGTACCGAGTTATGATATCAAACTGCGTACTTCTCGTACGCGCCTTATTAATGCAAACCAGTCTTGGTTCTTGGTGTAAATGCATTTGCATAGTCATGTCCGACTTAAAGTTTTACGAGGGCACAATAGTTGAATGTTATTGaagtattaaatacataattctgAAATGTTTTAACTTTATAAGATAATTTTGCGCTGTGAAGTGACACTCGTAGATAAGGTTTAGATGTTTTGGTCTTGGCAAGGCAGCTAAATGTTGGAATCGGAAATCCAAGACAAATGTAGTACCTTGATGACCAACGAACTTTCTGGTGAACGGTCATGAACTGAACTACACCAAACacgtttcataaaaatttatggaCCAAAAGAAGTAGGTAGGGTTCGTGGCAACTAGAAAGAAATACCTACCCCGCCAGGAAAGAAGCGTCATATATATTTGATGCATGTATCGCTCACAATCCATTCTGCCCGACGAAAAGCCAGTCTAACGAAGCATCTTTTCAATTACATAGGTTTATCGTTTCCACGCTTTGAGTATTTCCATGATGATACAATCAACATGATGATACAAATATCAAGAAATGACAAATGAATACCCACGCTACATGAAAATACTACTTAGATAGATGGGCAGGCATTATACAATAGCGCTGATTTGAACAGGAATTCAATTGAAGCAGCTGATTGTGTAAACCTACCTACTTGTTAGTTGGATGAATGGTATGacttaattaagtaattaggTGCCATTTTTAGGTTAAACAGGATGATTTCTCGGACATCCAAGTTTTCAGAATTagaaacataaaatttgtaGTCCTATAGGTACTAAAAATTCCGATTTTACGTACAAAGTGCCGTCAACTGATcacattttttgaaaattttatatcagaTTCAACAACTTAATTTGCTCATATCGTTTGGATGATGTTTTTTATAGGTGCATTTAGGAATTAAGAGCAGTTTGTTCTATAAGGAATGCACACTATTGCACTAACCACGTCTAGCGAAGCAAGTCATAAAACCGCAACAGAATATGCACctcgaataaaatattgttttttcattaaatattaacaaacttTGCCTCAAGCATGCCCCTCAGGTTTTTCCAAAAAATGTGATGTACTTATGCAAATTCATTAGGTTATTAACTACTACTGTGGGGAAGCCAATATAATACTATACTATTGTTTCAAGTttggtttaatttttgaacagacagtttaaatattcttataatTATGTGCAGTTTTCAACTTTCAGATATTTTAACCAAGCGGTAAAAggctttaaatttaagaaagcATGATGCTTAGCTTCGAATCCTAACCGCGACCATGTGCCAATGACTCTTTCTAAGTGTACCtgaattattacattattttggaTTTTTAACCTACATTATTTTGGTTTGATTAATCTATTTctgaaaaataactaaatttttatgggtttttgtttacattcatagtcacatctttatcccttacggggtagacagagctgaacagtcagaacagtcttgaaaagactgaacggcgttcagctgtatgtctttatgatggttgctagcccatagaaTTCCTTTTGTAAGcgacaagaggaatcctaattaaaagcctatcccttaaacGCTCTTTACGATAGCCATTGGATAGATATGGAGTAGTTCAATTCTAAAACTCCGCACGGCAAATTAAAATCTgtgaaaataagatttttatttatttcaattttcatttaggtACAATCTGTGAAAATATGAATCAATAGGAGAAAACCGACAGATATCTTTCGGGGCTGTAAAAATGGTCGGCAAACATTCAGGCTGGCGCCAGGGAAATTTGATCTGCCATGGATTGTTAGGGTTCGTGCACCGGACGTGCTCGTTATTTTAACAACgacgaaaaataatataataaaataatagatgtACTCTAATAgatgggaagacctagacgaacgtatcttgatcaaattaaggacgtcctggtaaaggatcaggtcaaaagtacccgaaaccgaggcgtgattttatgtatgtatgtactctaGTTACTTATTACTAAATGATAACAAGCAACTGTGCAAATCTTCGGGTTTTTATTAgtagaaaatattgaattgcACCATTTTATATACGAGTTATGGCTTGTGTTATTGCAACATTAAATTGCACGCcgctaatttaaaatttgatgtAAGTTATCTACAACAAACTTTAATAGGCTTTGTTGATATTCTAAAATACGCGAACATAGAAGATATATTCGATTATAGACGACGTGAACGCGCCCTAAGCATTCCGGAAGACTAAGGCGTCATGGTTAGATGACATTATCTTCACGATTCGCATATAGAATAAGGATATCTTTATAGTTTTTGGCTAAAATAACATctagacaaataaataatagaactaATCAAAGGTCCACAGTAAACATCCGATGGATAAATCAAACTAACACCTAGAACACTTGATTGATCCTCCTGGCGTTGCGTCTTATCTAATCTGGAGAGGACCCCAGGATCCGCATGTGAGTAAAATCTTAAGTTGGgtacgtaatatttttttttctgtttttctttttcttatagtgcaataaagagtctatctatctaaattaCATGAAGAACAACACACTCACTGTTCCATACTCTTCTATTTCTTGAGAGAGTGAGAGAGATAAGACAAGCTATATTAAAGTTCGTAAATAGTCTTCAGAACTGCAGACAACCGcttgaaaaaaatcttctaTTAATCTAAATTTTGAATCCAATAATgcaatgaaaaattatgtcCTCATACACTTTCGtgaaatacattaataaataagcgTATTTGTCACACACACGCATCTTAGAGAAAGTTCGCGAAACGGTCGCATAATAATTTGCGATGCGTCACTTACAACAAAAGCAATTTAAAATTGCTGCGCCTGTGCCCGCTGCGAGTTATGTGATCAGTAAACGATTGAACCGGAGAAAACATCGGTTAGGCTGATGAAGAGGAAATTGAACCTAAATGCTCGCGAATGAAATAGCAGGGACAAATGTTGCATTACTGCAATACTATTGCATATTGACAAAACTTTAACTGGGAGCCTTCGATCATTTAGGTATTTCTGGCGGGAGCGATGTTTCCGGCTCAatcgccaccaaagggaaggtCATCCGTCAGAGGTCGCCAAAAAACTATTGATACCTGGTAGACTTCAAAAGTTTGGAAAAGTCCGCGTCAAATGACAAAGATACCGAGAACAATCTGGttgatttcataatttttcttaaatataatgatataattatttacctaCAAATCTTCAGCCCTTAAGAAACTTGAGAGTTTTCAACTTAAACTTGTTAAATCCATGAACTTTTAAATGCGATCACGAGccctcataaataaataataagacgGAAAGAATTCCAATAAATTCTCGGGATGCCTTCAGTGACCCGGGCTTTGTATTGGAAGGAGGCATAGTCTGCTGCCGTAGAAGatataaaactttatgtaGTTACCACGATTTTCTTTTATCTGAGGTTCTAAAAGCATGCAATCATAGCCCATCATGTCTATAGTCTTTGAGTCCATAGTTGACTATTTATACGATCAAATTACGATCAGCCGCATATTGCTTCACACTTTTGATGTAAATACCATATAGTTGCTTTAATTATTTGGGACGTAAATAACCCAAAAACATAAACCAACTCCACTAATTAGTTATCAGTTTGAACAAGGCTGTGTGCTTAGTAGTCGCATCATAGCATGCTTTCGCATTTTTTAAAGGAGGCATTGAACCAGCCAGCAGGTCGGACTCAAAAATacttgataaatataaataacttatgagctaaaattttacttgaGACAAGGCCTGAATTAAATCTAAGCACCATAACGCCGCCGTCGCGGACAGAGAGCGGCGCAGTGTTAACACTCCTTTCTCTTATATGGGCCTACCAGTGCTGCGCCAAGCACAGTTTCACAATCACTCCTAGTTAAATGAACCGTATCTCTTCGCCCCTGGTTTATGGGTTATCCAGCAGCCTATCGTTTTTGGCAGGTGGGTAGAAGAAATTAAATGATCTAACAGAATCTATACACAGTGTGGATATAGTCAAGATATCCTgtgaaatatgtaataaatagataataactttttatcaaTACAGACCACAAGAATcaatataattacaaaattgatCTATCTGAAATGAAGTTCAAACAAGATCTGAAATTGATGTTATTCACATGCACCTTCTTTAATTACATAACTGGTCAATCAACGAGACCTTGGAGCAGCAATTATTGTTGCAGACAATTGCCATGCCAACTCTGTGCTCTTCATTATTTATCATTCTGTATTCAATATGCAAAATGAACATTACgaaaatttctaaatatttgtatagaatTGTGTTTGTATCtaagaaataatttgtaactaatttaaaaaaatacatatttaacacagcttttagaattaaaacaagattttttttacattattgcAAAGACCATTAAACATGCAGTCAAgttactaattaaaataactttaaggCAGCAATGACtccatacattttaaaaaccagGATACACATTAAATTTCTCTATGCACTACACTTTATGGAGTTtggtaaaagttaattacctACTACATCTACAAATGAAGAATTTATGAATGTCAGGTATGTAAGCCTGGGTTATCACAGGTCTTATTAGATACTCATCACTCAAGAGGAGAAAGAGTCattaattcttaatttattgtCTGTATGAATACTTATAGCTGATAAtaagtttctttaaaaaaaaaaagtagtaatTTGTATTcagtatgaaaataatttctgaGAAAATTCATCAATTATCTAAAACAAACCATGTCCACGAAGGGGAGTTAAAGCGTGACCTTCCATTTTGGCTttgtaaacacaaaaataataaaatttccgaAGCACCCAAGATCCCAGCGCGAGACACCGCCACAGACACACTACACATCAATAACAACTGACGAAATaacctgtttttatttttttacttgttaATCTAGTAAGCACATACCGTACTATAATCAATTTCACAATAagttaacattattaaatttattttaagacgTAACCGGATCGAATTCATAGCTTTATATGCGCGGTCAATGTAATTGTAAAGCGCTGGATCGGAATATGTAATTACTTGAACCTAAGCAAACAGAGGAAAATGTacgtttaaaaatgtatggcTAAATGCGGTCAAGCAGTAATTTACTTCGACGAAAGTTTTTCTGAGCGTCTGtcggtattatttttaaaaattgtaaaaaaatatcatagcATACCTTTTCAGTACAAACAGGCTGTGTAaagtttaaacatttaaaatatacattcactagcacaacatttatttttaaatttagtccGACtgggttataaaaaaaatttattggtaACTTAATATACAGACACCAAGAAATTGTACTAAGCTTATGTACTAACTAAACCAATCAAATCCACTCAACTCAACCAATCCGAATATTATTTGTGACATTTAGTTATTTACACTGTGGGACACTGACACTTTGAACTCATTGACACTGAAATTTGCTGATGCAAGCATAAGAAagaaaggaataaaaaaaatctcagtGTCGAATTTCAAGGCTGTTAAAATAGATTACAATATACGCTTCTGGTAGTGTGACCAACGTGCCAAAGTTAAGACTCACATGCCTTAAAGTAGATACAAAAACGGGAGAAAGTACCTTGATTCAAAAACTCACTAGACTGGTTTAAAGGATGTAGTGTACTTTTGGCATGgacgtaataataattattaggtCCATGACTTTTGGTGACACATAATGTGAAGTAAACTCGCCGAGCCGTAAGTCTACGGAGACTTAAGTGTAAGtaagcttatttatttattgtaaactagcggcccgccccggcttcgcacgggtggacatatttttgtgttttatgttttgaaataaatttatttcaaaacacatttatgcctatgtcacttttgaaggtctattctatatctgtgccaaattttatcaaaatcggaccagtagtttttgagtttattccacacaaacaaacaaaaatacaaatctttcctctttattattagtgtggataaggcttacaaattcttttttaatattttccggATCAATGATAAGAAACAAATGATTGTAATTCacttagtttatttgtttaagcACTCAATAGCACTAAGATTCAAGAGCCTTAACATTGGCACACTCTCATAACATTTCTACTTTTTATTACCTTTATGCACACACAATACATAGTTTCATGCAATGTAATGTATTCTTTTGCCTCGTAATGaactattttaaacaaaaaaaaaatagatttatttacgtattctagatttttgtttgttgcgcaataaaatctataaaatcGCATCACAAAAGCCGCATCCATTTACCATTCTattgtgataataataaatcttcaaGTTCAGTTTATTTACCATGGAGCAGACTACGTTTATGGATAAAATTCGGTCTTTTTTTGGATTTGGCCTGGAGCCACCAAAAAATGACTTTCGGAATCCTATCTGGGGATCGGATGACGATGACGACGGTGACGAACTCTACACGAGAGACCAAATAACTGCATTCAACCCGCACGACTTCCATCAAGAGGTAGCCAAGCAAATGAACGACGTGTTTAAGACATTCGGCAATTTGCTAGGTGAtgtaaaatcattttttaacgACGAACAATTTGGTCAATTCGATAACTTCGCCGGTTTTGGCGACATTCCTTCCGAATCCGACAACTTCGACAGTAATAGCATTAGGAATTATTACTTGAAACCTGGGTAccacaaacaaaaaactgaACATCCTGAAGATATGGATCTGGATGGTAAAATATCGTCAAATGAAATATCTGGTTTGTTCAACCAGAAAGAGGACAAAAAGGTTGGTACAATTATGCCATTCAATGGGGATTTGGTGCCCGGTAGATCGTTTTGCAAAACAGTTATCACAACTAGCATTACCAAGCCTGATGGTACCATAGAGACCAGGAGGATTGTAAAAAATGGCAAAGAAGTAGTGGAGGAGACTATCACATCAACAGAACCCACTAACCGCGGGCCGTACAATACTGGCTTTGATACCGTCAGGAACCCAGGCATCATTTACAGCAATGTTATGTCAGAACTATCATCATTATTCAAAAACTTTTACTGAAACATGATTAcactttattgtttattaatatttagttttataaagtAGTTATAAGACTCTAAATTCATAAACACAATTGCATGAATACTTGGtaatttagataaataaaaagtaaatgcaagtttttaattactatTGTGATATCCAAGAAATTggctatataaataatttaaacttgtgTGACCTAGACATCTAGATTTCctgatattttttcaaatgaaatttatGTGTAGTGTAAGGCTATGTACctaattatcaatattttaatataaaaatgtaattagatatatttctcaaataaataacattaattttattattatacctacatggtttttattaataatgggACTAGTGGGATAgaggatatttttattttagttacagAGGTATAGTTAAAATACCATGTCATGAATCTCTGGACAGGACAATACCCAGGACAAGGTAATAATTATAGGCACTAGGGGTAGGTCATAATGGTTGGTTACTTCTTCATAAAAACTgacaaaatttagttttattatgacctcatattatatatgataaatatgtaaatatatgataaatatgtaaacgacagtagattttgtaaaatcaaaacaaCAAGGACCAAAAATGAAACCATGCAATAAAACAACATTCAAAGTATATTCCGTACCAAGAGAGCATTTAACaacgaatgaataaataaataaataaatgttacaaaaGTAGTTAGTGGCAATAGCAGGCATCCCGCGTGTTACTCTTGATCCACGTCATGTAGCGATTCACGCGAGTGTAGACCCCGGGCCTGTCGGGACGTGCGCAGCCTTCGCCCCATGATACCACACCTGTAAATGAATATAGTTCATATTGTCTCCATGGTGATAACCATGATATAGGATATTTACAAGGGagggtatatttattatgattattgGAGTTATCATGTTGGAGTTATCCCAAGAGACAGAGAAATGTCTCACTTCATGTTTATGTGTTTATTAGAAGATATTTGATTCGTCTGTGACGGCGCAAGTTGTAAACTAAATGTGGGTAAGAAGCCCTCTGTTGGTGTAAGAAGGTTTTgttatataagaaataaattacacaCGCTGCCGCCTCTGTGTATTGTGAACTTCGTATGACTGAGATCgaaaaagtacttaataatttttctataatttcaaCAACAAAACCCTCTACTGATTTCTTGCTTGTTTTCACTTCTTCCCCTCATGAAAGCCAAAGGTTTGACGTTCCAGAGATCAGAAGGTAGCGATACCCAAATCCAGAAAACAGGTACTGCGCAGTAGAAGCCGCCGGAGTCGCTCTGGCAGGCATCTTTGTATGTGTATGTCACGTCACGTCCTAATGATAAGAAGAGAGAAGATACCCAAATTCTGAAATCAGGTACTCACCAACTTCTTGGAACTGCGCAGTAGAAGCATTGAGCACATGCAGGGGTCCGCCGGAGTCGCCCTGGCAGGCGTCTTTGCCTCCGTCAGCTGTTCCCGCGCACAGCATGTTGTCGGTGATGCGGTTCTTGTAACCAGTTTTACGACACTCCGCGTTGGATATTATGGGGACGTACACctggaatagaaaaaaaatactaaacatTTCATTGTAATTTCATCAGATTTCACCTCTTctgttacttttttgttttttgttactttttatcgacaaagaatttttgttttggtgaaAGAACATTCCAAACTCCAACGGGATCTTGAATCGATTCCAAACTCTATTTTTAATCCCTGAAAGAACAATCGGATCAAAGGTCTTATCTGTGAAATTGGCtcttatacttaaaataaacgtCTGGTTGAACTTTTGAAAgctcataaatttaattttgaatttccaTTAAGCAACTTGTGGTTACCTCCATTTTCCATAGAAACTAACCCACCTCTTGCAAAGTACTAGACACTGAGCCCCCTTCCTCCGTGGTGCCCCAGCCGGCGACCACGCCGCTGTAGTTGCTGTACGCAAGCCCAGGAGTCGGCATGCACACTGGCCGGAGACCCACGTCATCTTCATTATGGGGCGCCTCTGTACTACTCTCAGTTGAGTTGTCGTCTCTTCGGACGCGCTTAAGCGCACTTCGAAGGTCCACCTTTGACAGCAAAAAATGAGAATTTAGTAGGCAAACAAGCATAGAACCGTCACGATGAAAAAACTAAAGACTcttaaaataatggaaaaatcAACGTTTTTCTTTATAGGTAAACGTGTTTGGAAGCCCCTGTATGTGTATGGTGAGCCACCATTTTGTCTCATTCTTTCGGACGTCCATACGCCGTAAGCACGCGGCTACGAGAGGCATAACGTGGTTCCCCAGCCCCCAAAGATTAGGAGGTGATTAAAGTAATGCAGGACCAAGGGACCTTCCAAAAAGTTGTAGGGTGTCACTACAGGGGCGCGGTTCGAGAAAGTAAAAGCATCAAAGACTGTTTTGACAGTTATAGTACCTAGTAGTTTAGAAGAGCCATGGGTTGATGGAAGGATAACTAGATGTTCTTTAATCATCTTACCCGCTGGTCCAACTTCAATAGAGCGATGTCATTGTCGTAAGTGCCGGGGTTGTAGCGGAGGTGCCGTATGATTTCCGAGACCTTCCTGTCTATGGTCTTCGTCTCGTTGGTGTCGGAGCGATCGTGCTCCAGGAACCGAACCGTAATCCTCTCTTTACGGAACCTAGATTAAAACAAATACCTCTCAGAAAGGAATATACTTATTTCGAAgaaatttgatataatttattttcttcctaGCGTTAATCCCGGTTATAAATCAGCACCTCTGCCCGTGCCACGCCGACGGGACAGCAACAGGAGCCATCCACATATTGCTGTGGTCCTAATCTTAAGTacccaggaaccacacggcaaattataatttgaagaaactattaaatatttagccGGAGACTTAGCGAAAGTATTCGTACTTTTCTGTTGTAATTTGTTGAATTTATAATCGACAAAAACAACGCATTTGCCAAGTAAGTATTTGAAAGctctaaatgaaaatatatttgcatGTGGCCTTATTCAGATTTTCgcgttaatattattttcacataaCTATGCcgattataaaaaacattaggTACCTCAAAACAATTGATCTCTTATGAAATCTCGTATGAAATTACGATTTAccgaattttaatttgttgctACTAAGTAGTAGTACACTCCATACATCAAtagtagttaaaattaaaattccatttaattcaatgaaataaattcatCATAGCAAGATATTCTCTCATCTCTCGCCCACATTTCTCTTACTAAGTTTGGATTATTGAGAAGTTGACGATATTGATGAAAATTTAGCAGTGCactttgttaccgcttcttccgCACTGACGCTTTCGAAGCGGCACTAAACTTAGTTTAAGAATTTAGAAGACAATAGTCACAAATACGTACCCAGAAGTACAGTGGGCAGCAGTTAGCACATACAAGTCATTGAGCAAAGAGCCACCGCAGTAGAATCGTCCATTGTACATGAGCACTGCCATCCAAGGGAACTCCAACTTTTTCGTCTCATAGCCACCGACGATTCGCCGTCTGGTGCGCGCAATACCGCattctagaaaaaaaacatcacgtctttactactacgaggtagacagagcagtgccaacagtctctaaAGGACTAGAAGAAAAAATCTTGTTGAATATTTAATGCTTTTATGCTTTTTAATGGTCAGCATGTGCCTAAAACCCCTAATTTATCAGGAAACAGAGATGTACCCCACATCTCTGTTTCCTATTCCAAATGTTTACGTTTCTTGAAGGAAATATTTTCCTTATGGCAAAATTCAATATCAAATCATGGATGCCATTTtgcttacttatttttgtagttaaataaacagaaaacaaaatcaattaaaaaaataacaatagaaAAGACTTCAACGAGCTTCGtacgtgttttatttttgtttatctaaCAAACtaacttattaaatatatatttttaatttaaaaaaataagctaaACCATTGTTTAAACTCCctaacaatattttcatattatggaaaagactgggtatataatttaaaaatcaaccACACTTCCTTAGCTATACCTAGTGATTTTTAGAAAAACTCACGGCATTGC belongs to Amyelois transitella isolate CPQ chromosome 10, ilAmyTran1.1, whole genome shotgun sequence and includes:
- the LOC106133115 gene encoding uncharacterized protein LOC106133115, with product MEQTTFMDKIRSFFGFGLEPPKNDFRNPIWGSDDDDDGDELYTRDQITAFNPHDFHQEVAKQMNDVFKTFGNLLGDVKSFFNDEQFGQFDNFAGFGDIPSESDNFDSNSIRNYYLKPGYHKQKTEHPEDMDLDGKISSNEISGLFNQKEDKKVGTIMPFNGDLVPGRSFCKTVITTSITKPDGTIETRRIVKNGKEVVEETITSTEPTNRGPYNTGFDTVRNPGIIYSNVMSELSSLFKNFY
- the LOC106133066 gene encoding trypsin-like, with protein sequence MKLTLLLCLSCVAYSHCSESVHFPSATATENPPKPSKPQDKGIVEWITNLLGGGTTTTLRPSQEPPEDCPQCQCGIARTRRRIVGGYETKKLEFPWMAVLMYNGRFYCGGSLLNDLYVLTAAHCTSGFRKERITVRFLEHDRSDTNETKTIDRKVSEIIRHLRYNPGTYDNDIALLKLDQRVDLRSALKRVRRDDNSTESSTEAPHNEDDVGLRPVCMPTPGLAYSNYSGVVAGWGTTEEGGSVSSTLQEVYVPIISNAECRKTGYKNRITDNMLCAGTADGGKDACQGDSGGPLHVLNASTAQFQEVGVVSWGEGCARPDRPGVYTRVNRYMTWIKSNTRDACYCH